One Sodalinema gerasimenkoae IPPAS B-353 DNA segment encodes these proteins:
- a CDS encoding adenylate/guanylate cyclase domain-containing protein codes for MTSASPNTSVSQTDATIDVTPHGQHDRDDVSRHQDSPNSSSGALTTTKGSFGAFLAPLNRDKFTDVVRGVEDKLRVVNQTLGMLDSLLDSQGFDAILDEMLRSIALKTGELLHADRTTIFLLDEEKNELFTLIAKDEKGNALEIRFPATAGIAGEAATGKKVVNIPYDFYDDPRSETAKKFDKKNNYRTYTMLTMPLLNEETQDLVAVVQLINKIQPDLDYPETPLEEKIDPVGFTAEDEQVFREFAPSIRLILESSKSFYAATQKQRAASALMSAVNSLSKSSLDLEDTLNRVMSEAKGLMNADRSTLWLIDEEKGELWTKIPGVGELRIPRNAGFAGMVAESGEPLLIPFDLYDDPRSETSQKTDQKTRYRTCSMLCMPVFNSDDELIGVTQLINKKKQGEYPDYDPESWPQAPEQWKASFNRTDQEFMQAFNIQAGVALQNAKLFETVKQQEQRQKDILRSLTNGVISTDREGEIVAANECAKVLLGFSEEVAIEGLNLKQMITLREGKFSDWFEAALHPREDKDRQQYYPNQILEIDTAVTGQSVNLTINSMSDVTDSTKVNGALVVLEDISDEMEVKNLMYKYMTPEVAEALLASGDTGLGGKRKHVSVLFSDIRSYTTLTEKLQPEEVVLMLNEYFEEMVDAVFQYGGTLDKYIGDALMAVFGSPAPLENCEWCAIQSSILMRYRLEEFNQKRIDEGKLAIQIGIGVHSDSVVSGNIGSSKRMELTSIGDGVNLASRLEGTSKQYGVDLVISEQTYLPNADRIVVRELDFITVKGKTRPVKIYELVGIREGDLARPISEVQQQIIDLYHEGRRCYLQPALEKLSMEEMMPLLEQLEELPEEAVTEVSFDGDKLLRDLLGTLPRPELLQVLGEDTLKRLLVTENLDELSDADMHRLLPFKLKQITPRVRKKLWLAKVKQFTGVPEVRQMLEEEAAELSVARLQKLVELARPPYQAKSKQSFHQAREAFEQVLALDSKNKAAKLHVERCMLFEQQPPSEDWDGVWKLTDK; via the coding sequence ATGACATCAGCATCTCCTAACACTTCCGTCTCTCAAACCGACGCGACGATCGATGTCACGCCTCATGGTCAACATGACCGTGATGACGTCTCTCGCCATCAGGACTCCCCCAACAGCAGTAGCGGTGCCTTAACAACCACGAAGGGAAGTTTTGGCGCCTTTCTTGCGCCGTTGAACCGAGATAAATTCACCGATGTGGTGCGGGGGGTTGAAGACAAACTACGGGTGGTGAATCAAACCCTAGGGATGCTCGATAGTTTGCTCGATAGTCAGGGGTTTGATGCCATCTTGGATGAGATGTTGCGATCCATCGCCCTGAAAACTGGGGAACTGTTACACGCCGATCGCACCACAATTTTCCTGTTGGATGAGGAGAAAAATGAACTGTTTACCCTGATCGCCAAGGATGAAAAAGGAAATGCCTTAGAAATTCGATTCCCGGCCACAGCCGGGATTGCCGGGGAAGCGGCGACGGGCAAGAAAGTCGTCAATATCCCCTACGATTTCTACGACGATCCGCGATCGGAAACCGCCAAAAAGTTCGATAAGAAGAATAACTATCGAACTTACACCATGTTAACCATGCCCCTGCTCAATGAGGAGACCCAGGACTTGGTGGCAGTGGTGCAACTGATTAACAAAATTCAGCCGGATCTCGATTATCCAGAAACGCCTCTGGAGGAGAAAATCGATCCGGTGGGATTTACGGCGGAAGACGAACAGGTGTTTCGGGAATTTGCTCCGTCGATTCGTCTGATTCTGGAGTCCTCCAAATCTTTCTACGCCGCGACGCAAAAACAACGGGCAGCCTCCGCCTTAATGAGTGCGGTTAACTCCCTGAGTAAGAGTAGTTTGGATCTTGAGGATACTCTGAATCGAGTCATGAGTGAAGCCAAGGGACTCATGAATGCCGATCGCTCGACACTCTGGCTGATTGATGAAGAAAAAGGAGAACTTTGGACGAAAATTCCTGGGGTGGGGGAACTCCGGATTCCTCGCAATGCTGGTTTTGCGGGGATGGTGGCGGAGTCAGGGGAACCCTTGTTAATTCCCTTTGATCTCTATGATGATCCGCGATCGGAAACCTCACAAAAAACTGACCAAAAAACCCGCTATCGCACCTGTAGTATGCTCTGTATGCCGGTGTTTAATTCCGATGATGAACTCATTGGGGTAACCCAGCTCATTAACAAGAAAAAACAAGGGGAATATCCAGACTATGACCCGGAGAGTTGGCCCCAAGCCCCAGAACAGTGGAAAGCCAGCTTCAACCGCACGGATCAAGAATTCATGCAGGCCTTCAATATTCAGGCTGGGGTTGCCCTTCAAAATGCCAAACTGTTCGAGACGGTTAAGCAACAAGAACAACGGCAAAAGGATATTCTCCGCAGCTTGACGAATGGTGTCATTTCGACCGATCGCGAAGGAGAAATTGTCGCCGCCAATGAATGTGCCAAGGTGTTACTAGGCTTTAGTGAGGAGGTGGCGATCGAAGGGTTGAATCTCAAGCAAATGATTACCCTGCGAGAAGGGAAGTTTTCTGACTGGTTTGAAGCCGCCCTCCATCCGAGAGAAGATAAAGACCGTCAACAATACTATCCCAACCAAATCTTGGAAATTGACACGGCAGTTACCGGACAAAGTGTGAACTTAACCATCAACTCCATGTCGGATGTGACTGATTCTACAAAGGTCAATGGCGCTTTAGTGGTTCTAGAAGACATCAGCGATGAGATGGAAGTCAAGAACTTGATGTACAAGTATATGACTCCTGAAGTTGCTGAAGCTCTTCTGGCTAGCGGTGATACGGGGTTAGGTGGCAAGCGTAAACATGTCTCAGTCCTCTTCTCGGATATCCGCAGTTACACCACCTTAACGGAGAAATTGCAGCCCGAAGAAGTGGTATTGATGCTCAATGAATACTTCGAGGAAATGGTGGATGCGGTCTTCCAATATGGGGGAACCCTGGATAAGTACATCGGCGATGCCCTGATGGCGGTGTTTGGGTCTCCGGCCCCGTTAGAAAATTGTGAGTGGTGCGCCATTCAGTCCTCGATATTGATGCGCTACCGCTTGGAGGAGTTTAACCAAAAACGAATTGATGAAGGCAAGTTAGCCATTCAAATCGGGATCGGGGTGCATTCGGATAGTGTGGTGAGTGGGAACATCGGCTCTAGTAAACGGATGGAACTGACCTCCATTGGTGATGGGGTGAACCTGGCCTCTCGCTTGGAGGGAACCAGTAAACAGTATGGGGTGGATTTGGTGATTAGTGAGCAAACCTATTTACCCAATGCTGATCGGATTGTGGTTCGGGAGTTGGACTTCATTACCGTGAAGGGAAAAACTCGGCCCGTGAAGATTTATGAGTTAGTCGGCATTCGGGAAGGGGACTTGGCTCGCCCCATTTCTGAGGTTCAGCAGCAAATTATCGACCTTTACCATGAAGGTCGACGCTGTTATCTGCAACCGGCCTTAGAGAAGCTGTCGATGGAGGAGATGATGCCGTTACTTGAGCAGTTGGAGGAGTTGCCGGAGGAGGCTGTGACAGAGGTCTCCTTTGATGGAGATAAACTGTTACGGGATCTGTTGGGTACCTTGCCTCGTCCGGAGTTACTACAGGTGTTAGGGGAGGACACTCTTAAACGTCTGTTGGTGACGGAGAATCTGGATGAGTTATCGGATGCTGATATGCACCGTTTGCTGCCCTTTAAGCTCAAACAGATTACCCCTCGGGTTCGTAAGAAGCTGTGGCTGGCGAAGGTGAAGCAATTTACTGGCGTCCCGGAGGTGCGACAGATGCTAGAGGAAGAGGCGGCAGAACTGTCTGTGGCCCGACTTCAGAAACTGGTGGAGTTAGCTCGTCCTCCCTATCAAGCGAAGTCCAAGCAGTCGTTCCACCAGGCTCGTGAGGCGTTTGAACAGGTGTTAGCCTTGGATAGCAAGAACAAGGCTGCAAAACTTCATGTGGAACGGTGTATGTTGTTTGAACAACAACCGCCGAGTGAGGATTGGGATGGCGTCTGGAAGCTTACAGATAAGTAA